Proteins encoded within one genomic window of Candidatus Syntrophocurvum alkaliphilum:
- a CDS encoding iron-containing alcohol dehydrogenase, giving the protein MLDFTFQNPAKILFGKDQVPKVGKEVKKFSERILLVYGGGSIKRSGLYDEVTQILKENGVHYEELPGVQANPRITSVREGIRLCRENNLDLVLAVGGGSTIDCAKAIACGFYHDGDPWDFFIRKARVTNALPIGVILTLAATGSEMNGNTVINNDDTMDKKGIGSPRLVPKFSILDPTYTFTVPANQTAAGVVDIISHIFETYFSANNDAYLQDRMCEAVIKTCIHYGPIALKEPENYEARANLMWASTVALNGLLSTGKRTDWATHMIEHEVSAIYDMTHGLGLAILTPYWMEYVLDDSTVEKLADYARNVWGVSGQDNYEVAREGIRNTQEFFKSLGLSTTLKEEGVKEESLETMAKKATEYGPLGNFKKLETSDVLEILKKAYA; this is encoded by the coding sequence ATGCTAGATTTTACTTTTCAAAATCCAGCTAAAATTTTATTCGGTAAAGATCAAGTTCCTAAAGTAGGAAAGGAAGTAAAGAAGTTTTCTGAGCGTATATTATTAGTTTATGGTGGAGGAAGTATTAAACGATCAGGACTTTATGATGAGGTTACTCAAATTCTTAAAGAAAATGGTGTGCACTATGAAGAGCTTCCCGGTGTTCAGGCTAATCCACGCATAACTAGTGTAAGAGAAGGTATAAGGCTTTGTAGAGAAAATAATTTAGACTTGGTTTTAGCTGTTGGTGGAGGTAGCACTATTGATTGTGCTAAAGCAATTGCATGTGGATTTTACCATGATGGGGATCCATGGGACTTTTTTATACGCAAAGCTAGAGTGACTAATGCATTACCCATAGGGGTAATTTTAACTTTAGCTGCAACCGGTTCAGAGATGAACGGTAATACAGTAATAAATAATGATGACACTATGGATAAGAAAGGAATAGGTAGTCCTAGGTTAGTGCCTAAGTTTTCAATTCTTGATCCTACATATACCTTTACAGTCCCTGCTAACCAAACTGCTGCTGGTGTAGTAGATATTATAAGTCATATTTTTGAAACATACTTTAGTGCTAATAATGATGCATATTTGCAGGATAGAATGTGTGAAGCAGTGATAAAAACATGTATTCACTATGGCCCCATAGCATTAAAAGAACCTGAAAATTATGAGGCTAGAGCAAATTTAATGTGGGCGAGTACTGTAGCTTTAAATGGCTTATTGAGTACAGGTAAACGAACTGATTGGGCTACTCATATGATAGAACACGAAGTAAGTGCGATTTATGATATGACCCATGGGTTAGGGTTAGCTATTTTAACTCCATATTGGATGGAGTATGTATTAGATGATAGTACTGTAGAAAAACTAGCTGATTATGCTAGAAATGTTTGGGGTGTATCTGGGCAAGATAATTATGAAGTAGCTAGAGAGGGTATTAGAAACACTCAGGAATTTTTTAAATCTTTAGGATTATCTACTACGCTTAAAGAAGAGGGTGTAAAGGAAGAGTCTTTAGAAACTATGGCTAAGAAAGCTACTGAATATGGTCCTTTAGGTAATTTCAAAAAACTAGAAACTAGTGATGTATTAGAAATACTCAAAAAAGCCTATGCATAA